A genomic region of Capra hircus breed San Clemente chromosome 21, ASM170441v1, whole genome shotgun sequence contains the following coding sequences:
- the LOC102174291 gene encoding serpin A3-8 isoform X1, translated as MKLQYLSRRRLWIHCPHPTLADMRAETMSPLLALGLLLAGLCSRVHCLPENMTPEGQHKGTSVDDHVLASSNTDFAFSLYKQLALKNPSKNVIFSPLSISMALAFLSLGAHGSTLTEILEGLKFNLTETPETEIHRGLQHLLQMLNRPSNELQLSVGNAMFVQEQLKLLDKFREDALALYTSEAFSTNFKDPEAAKSLINDYVKNKTQGKIVDLFMDLDPLTKVILVNYIYFKAQWRTPFDPKETYKTQFHVSESETVEVPMMSIGGLVTPYFRDEELGCTLVELIYTSNDSALFILPDEGKMQDLEAKLSPETLTRWRESLYPRRIHELNLPRFSISSDYKLKDILSQLEIKKVFTQEADLSGITDDHKLEVSQVVHKAVLDVGEEGTEGAAVTGIKVGITSINKIPLSFNRPFLIAIVLKDTQSIIFLGKVTNPSQA; from the exons ATGAAACTACAATATCTGAGCAGGCGGCGGCTGTGGATCCACTGCCCACATCCCACTCTCGCAG ACATGAGGGCAGAGACAATGTCCCCTCTCCTGGCTCTGGGGCTCCTGCTGGCTGGGCTCTGCTCCAGGGTCCACTGCCTCCCGGAGAATATGACCCCAGAAGGACAGCACAAAGGGACGTCTGTGGATGACCATGTATTAGCCTCCAGCAACACTGACTTTGCCTTCAGCCTCTACAAGCAGTTGGCTTTGAAGAACCCCAGTAAGAATGTCATCTTCTCCCCTCTGAGCATCTCCATGGCCTTGGCCTTCCTGTCTCTGGGGGCCCATGGCTCCACCCTGACAGAGATCCTGGAAGGTCTCAAGTTCAACCTCACAGAGACTCCCGAGACAGAAATTCACCGGGGTCTCCAGCACCTCCTGCAGATGCTCAATCGACCCAGCAATGAGCTGCAACTGAGCGTGGGCAATGCCATGTTTGTGCAGGAGCAGCTGAAGCTGCTGGACAAGttcagggaagatgccctggcgcTATACACCTCTGAGGCCTTCTCGACCAACTTCAAGGATCCTGAAGCTGCCAAGAGTCTAATAAATGATTATGTGAAGAATAAAACTCAGGGGAAAATTGTGGACTTGTTCATGGACCTCGACCCACTCACAAAGGTGATTCTGGTGAATTATATCTACTTTAAAG CCCAGTGGAGGACGCCCTTTGATCCCAAAGAAACTTACAAGACACAGTTCCACGTGAGCGAGAGTGAGACGGTGGAGGTGCCCATGATGAGCATTGGGGGCCTGGTGACCCCTTACTTCCGGGACGAGGAGCTGGGCTGCACGCTAGTGGAGCTCATATACACCAGCAATGACAGCGCCCTCTTCATCCTCCCCGACGAGGGCAAAATGCAGGACTTGGAAGCCAAGCTGAGCCCGGAGACACTGACGAGGTGGCGAGAATCACTGTACCCCAG ACGGATACATGAACTCAACCTACCAAGGTTTTCCATCTCCAGTGACTATAAGCTGAAAGACATACTTTCCCAGCTGGAAATTAAGAAAGTCTTCACCCAGGAGGCGGACCTGTCAGGAATCACAGATGACCACAAGCTAGAGGTTTCCCAG GTGGTCCACAAGGCCGTGCTTGACGTGGGCGAGGAGGGCACGGAAGGAGCTGCTGTCACAGGAATCAAGGTGGGAATCACGTCCATAAACAAGATCCCCTTGAGCTTCAACAGGCCCTTCCTGATTGCTATAGTTCTCAAAGACACccagagcatcatctttttgggGAAAGTCACCAACCCCAGTCAAGCCTAG
- the LOC102174291 gene encoding serpin A3-8 isoform X2: MRAETMSPLLALGLLLAGLCSRVHCLPENMTPEGQHKGTSVDDHVLASSNTDFAFSLYKQLALKNPSKNVIFSPLSISMALAFLSLGAHGSTLTEILEGLKFNLTETPETEIHRGLQHLLQMLNRPSNELQLSVGNAMFVQEQLKLLDKFREDALALYTSEAFSTNFKDPEAAKSLINDYVKNKTQGKIVDLFMDLDPLTKVILVNYIYFKAQWRTPFDPKETYKTQFHVSESETVEVPMMSIGGLVTPYFRDEELGCTLVELIYTSNDSALFILPDEGKMQDLEAKLSPETLTRWRESLYPRRIHELNLPRFSISSDYKLKDILSQLEIKKVFTQEADLSGITDDHKLEVSQVVHKAVLDVGEEGTEGAAVTGIKVGITSINKIPLSFNRPFLIAIVLKDTQSIIFLGKVTNPSQA, encoded by the exons ATGAGGGCAGAGACAATGTCCCCTCTCCTGGCTCTGGGGCTCCTGCTGGCTGGGCTCTGCTCCAGGGTCCACTGCCTCCCGGAGAATATGACCCCAGAAGGACAGCACAAAGGGACGTCTGTGGATGACCATGTATTAGCCTCCAGCAACACTGACTTTGCCTTCAGCCTCTACAAGCAGTTGGCTTTGAAGAACCCCAGTAAGAATGTCATCTTCTCCCCTCTGAGCATCTCCATGGCCTTGGCCTTCCTGTCTCTGGGGGCCCATGGCTCCACCCTGACAGAGATCCTGGAAGGTCTCAAGTTCAACCTCACAGAGACTCCCGAGACAGAAATTCACCGGGGTCTCCAGCACCTCCTGCAGATGCTCAATCGACCCAGCAATGAGCTGCAACTGAGCGTGGGCAATGCCATGTTTGTGCAGGAGCAGCTGAAGCTGCTGGACAAGttcagggaagatgccctggcgcTATACACCTCTGAGGCCTTCTCGACCAACTTCAAGGATCCTGAAGCTGCCAAGAGTCTAATAAATGATTATGTGAAGAATAAAACTCAGGGGAAAATTGTGGACTTGTTCATGGACCTCGACCCACTCACAAAGGTGATTCTGGTGAATTATATCTACTTTAAAG CCCAGTGGAGGACGCCCTTTGATCCCAAAGAAACTTACAAGACACAGTTCCACGTGAGCGAGAGTGAGACGGTGGAGGTGCCCATGATGAGCATTGGGGGCCTGGTGACCCCTTACTTCCGGGACGAGGAGCTGGGCTGCACGCTAGTGGAGCTCATATACACCAGCAATGACAGCGCCCTCTTCATCCTCCCCGACGAGGGCAAAATGCAGGACTTGGAAGCCAAGCTGAGCCCGGAGACACTGACGAGGTGGCGAGAATCACTGTACCCCAG ACGGATACATGAACTCAACCTACCAAGGTTTTCCATCTCCAGTGACTATAAGCTGAAAGACATACTTTCCCAGCTGGAAATTAAGAAAGTCTTCACCCAGGAGGCGGACCTGTCAGGAATCACAGATGACCACAAGCTAGAGGTTTCCCAG GTGGTCCACAAGGCCGTGCTTGACGTGGGCGAGGAGGGCACGGAAGGAGCTGCTGTCACAGGAATCAAGGTGGGAATCACGTCCATAAACAAGATCCCCTTGAGCTTCAACAGGCCCTTCCTGATTGCTATAGTTCTCAAAGACACccagagcatcatctttttgggGAAAGTCACCAACCCCAGTCAAGCCTAG